The genome window GGCTGATCTCAAGGGAGCGCTCGCGCAGCTCTGGGGACGGTTCGTCTCCGTTTGTGCCTTCTTCGGGATCACGGATCTCAAGGAAGGGCTCGCCGTCGTGCTGATGCTACTGGAGAACTATTCCAAAGCCGAGAGGTTTGGCGAGCTCGTGGCCATCCGAATGGTTCTGTTCGGCGTCTCAGAGGACACGGAGGGGGACGAGTGATGTTCCTCACTGTTCAGGAAGTCGCCAATCGTCTCAGCATCAGTCGCGCGGCCGCGTATCAGCTGGTCGAGTCCGGGAAGCTGGCCCATCATCGAATCGGAGTGGGGCGCGGCGTGATTCGGGTTTCGGAAGAGGATCTCTCCCTCTACCTCGAATCCTGTCGCCGCGCTCCCGCTGAGAAGGCTCCGCAGTTACCCGTTGTTCCTCCCGTCCGTCTCAAGCACGTTCGGCTGTGACGTGATCGCCTGCTGGGCCGCCTTCTGAAGGTACTCCGGCTTCTTCGCCAAGTGCTGGTAGGTCCTGGCGAGCGTTGTGGCGTCGGAGTGGCCCATCAGGACGCTGACGGTGATGGGGTCGAGGTTCTGAAGTGCATTCGTCGCGAAGGAGTGTCGGAAGTGGTACGCGCAAACGGAGATTCCTGTCTTCTGCTTGATCCTGCGGAAGCGGCAATTGAGCGAGTCCTTGTTCCAGGGCCTACGCATCACGTTCTTGAAGATCGCTCCCTCCACCGGGTGGCCCTTTCGGGTGACCATGTGTTGGCTGACGATCTCAAACGCGGGATCACTCAGGTAGATGACCCGTGGAGCCTTTTTGCCCTTCGCCTCGGACGGCGGAAATACGATTCGCCGGAGGTTCGGGTCGACGTGGCGGCGTTCGATCTTGGCTGCCTCTTGGGGGCGGACGCCGGTGTGCCACAAGAACAACAGCAAATCCTTAAAACACTGGTCGCGGCTGACGGACAGAATCAGCTGGAACTGCTCCGGAGTGATGATTGTCTCTCGCCGAAGCTTCGGCGGGGCCTTCATGTGGGCGATCGGGGACGTCTCGATGTATCCCTCCTCCATTGCCCACTTGAGAGCCCGCTTTACGGCTCGCACGCCGTTGTGCTTCGTGCTGGTGTTCCAGCCTGTTTTCTTTGCCAGCCATGCTGTGACGTGGAACGGCTTGAGGGCGGGAATCTGCATCCGGCGGTCGATTGTCCGGCAGAAAGAGCTGAGAAACAGCTCGTAGTAATCGAACGTCGCGGGAGAGAGTTCTCGTTTGACGTAGTCCAGAAAAACGTCAACCAGCCCGATCAGCGACATCGCGCGGGCAGCATCCGCGATCGACTGCGGAGAATCTCCGGTCAGCATCAGCTGATGCCAACGGCGGACTGCTTCCGCCTCGTTCTCCTGCCCTTTGACCAGCTTGACCTGGCGGCGTGCCCCGTCTGTTCGGACCTGAACATACCACCAGCCATCGTGGGCGCGAAACCAAGGTTTGGGATCCATGACGAACCTCTCAACTGAGTGAAACCACTCGCTGAGCTGAAAGGCTCGCGGGGCCTCATCGAGTTGCAGCTCGATGAGGCCTTTTTTCATGGGGTTGCTGCAAAAGCTGCTGCAAGTCCCTTTTCGCGTCGTCGTAAGTAAAGTCGGGGTGACAGGATTTGAACTCGCCGAGGGTAAGGCCAAGCTGCGGACTTGGAAATCATCGTCATTCGCACCCGCGAACGATGGCCATTTCCATGTCACCAACACATGTCGTAACCGATTCTGTCTCCAAAGGTTATGTCCGCCCATGGAATGGGCCAATCGGTCGCAAAGCGACCGAGAGACCTGCTTCTCGCGATCGACGAAGAGCACAAGGGTCGGCGACCTCGAACCCTTACTGATGGCCGGAAGCATGCGTTCTGACCTGCTCTGCTCCCATTGCGGCCGGATTACTGCCTGCGACGTTTCATGGGCCAAAGCCGAACACCGAGCCAGGCCAGGGACAAGGGCGGCGGATGCTACCCGAACGAGGCGTCGGGCTCCGACGGAATTTGACGGAGAATCACCCACCCGACGATCGCCGCGCATCTGAATGTAGGCCTCGCGTGCCACCTACCGCGTCGACCGGAGTTCGGTGGGGCCGCACGAATCGTTCAAAGAAGCCGCCCGTCCATGCTGATCTTCGACGAAGTCGAGCGTCTTCTGACAGGCCCTGGCAGCGTCTTTCTTCGCTTTGTCCCCGCCTGTCTGCGCGCGGCAGATCGATACTTCCACGTGACAACCGACAGTCACATTGAGCCAGTGGTTCTTGGGCGTGCGCGGTTTCAGAGCTCAGATGTCAGGCGGCCGCAACGAGTGATCCTGAACCAGTCCACGAGTCGACGGGAGTCTCATCCTTCCGCTCCTCAACCGATGCATGTGGAGTGAACCGTGACTGAGGCGCTTCGTTGCTACTGCACTCCCAAATACCCCCCCCCCGAAAAGCTTGGCCTGTTTTTCAAGCGAGAACTCGATCACGCATGTGAAGGTGTGTACACTACACTGGTCGTGCGAACCACTAGGCAAGGAAGCGCCGCAGGAGAGAACTTGATTTTGCTGCATTCGTGACAGGTACTTTTCATGCGACTCGGCAAGCTCCTCGTCTACTTCGAGACCTCGCCGGCATTGCATTTACTCCGCGCCCGAAACGCTCCATTCATCATCGATTTCTTGGACCGTCAGTTTAAGCAGAGTCGACAGATCGCAGTTCCGCACTCAGATCTGCTCGCAAGCCTGACCGCCTATCAGGAAGAGCTGCAGGAAAGTCATCCCGAAGCGCTTATAGGGAAGCCCGAGGTCTACATCAGCGACTGGTGCTCGCGCGAGACGCGATGGCTCCAGCGATTTCTGGAGGCGGGGCGCGAAGAACCGGTGTACCAACTCACGCCCCACACTGAGGACGTGTTCGCCTTCCTCGATCGTGTTCTGGATCAGGATCTTGGGTTCGTTGGGACAGAGTCCCGCCTCAAATTGGTGATCGAAACGTTGTCAGACCTGGTGATCGGGGCGTCCGATGATCCCCAAACCCGGCTCCACCATCTCCGCGAAGAGCGAGACAAGCTGCAAACGGAGATCGAACAGATCGAGAACGATGGCCGGATCTCGAAGTACCGACCGGCACAGATCCGGGAACGATTTGCGACGGCGGTGTCCTTGCTTCGCCAGCTCCAAGGCGACTTCCGAGCGGTGGAAGAGTCATTCCGCGACATCACGACGCAGGTCCAGCAGCGGCAAGTCGGTGGGGAGCAGACGCGCGGTAAGATCCTTGAGTTCGCGTTGGATGCCGAAGACCTTCTGATGCAGGAAGACCAGGGGGTCAGCTTCTACGAGTTTGTTCGGCTGATTCTTTCCCCAACGCAGACGGAACGACTCGAAAAGATCATTCGCGAAATCCGCCAGATTCCAGAACTGGTCCAGCAGCAGGACGGTCTGGAAACGGTTCGCAATATGGTCACGTTGCTTCAGAGCGAGGCCGAGAAGGTCAAACGCACGAATCAGCGACTTTCCGCCAGCTTACGGCGCCTTCTGGATGTGCGAGCCCATGCCGAGCGGCAACGGATTGCAAAGCTCCTTCAAGAGATTCAAGTTTTGGCGGCCGACTTCGCCGAGTCTCCAGACTCGACGGAGGTGGGGATCCAGCTCGACCTTGATCTCGCTATCGAATCTCCCTTTCGCCGGACCTTCTGGGTCGATCCCCCTCGCTTTGAGGACATCGATCTATCCAACTTCGAACCCGACGCCGCTGAGAGAAACGCCGCATTTGCGCAACTTGCCGCTTTGAAACGGCTCGACTGGCACGGGATGCGGGACTGCATTCGTCACATGTTGGCGATTCACCATTCGCCAACGCTCAAGCAACTGCTGGAGCTCCATCCCGCGGATGCGGGAGTGGTGGAAGTGATCGGTTACATCCAGATCGCTGCAGATGACGGGCATTCAATCGATTCCGCTCTCATGGAGACGGTCGTCGTCTCGTCCGGGCCGCCGGGGAACCATTTCTTTCGCGTCACGATTCCCCGTGTCACCTTCCATCCCGCGAGGAATCATCATGCGAAATGAGTATCCGGAGTTTCGCGACTGGAGCGTGGCCGCAGTGAAGCTGCTGCAGGGAGTCGTCGAGTTCGAGGACGGCCGCGCCTGGAATCTTGTCCTCGCGAACAGCTCGCAACTCGAGCAGTATTTCGCTCGGCTGGGACTGCAACTGGTCGTC of Planctomyces sp. SH-PL14 contains these proteins:
- a CDS encoding DUF3375 domain-containing protein yields the protein MRLGKLLVYFETSPALHLLRARNAPFIIDFLDRQFKQSRQIAVPHSDLLASLTAYQEELQESHPEALIGKPEVYISDWCSRETRWLQRFLEAGREEPVYQLTPHTEDVFAFLDRVLDQDLGFVGTESRLKLVIETLSDLVIGASDDPQTRLHHLREERDKLQTEIEQIENDGRISKYRPAQIRERFATAVSLLRQLQGDFRAVEESFRDITTQVQQRQVGGEQTRGKILEFALDAEDLLMQEDQGVSFYEFVRLILSPTQTERLEKIIREIRQIPELVQQQDGLETVRNMVTLLQSEAEKVKRTNQRLSASLRRLLDVRAHAERQRIAKLLQEIQVLAADFAESPDSTEVGIQLDLDLAIESPFRRTFWVDPPRFEDIDLSNFEPDAAERNAAFAQLAALKRLDWHGMRDCIRHMLAIHHSPTLKQLLELHPADAGVVEVIGYIQIAADDGHSIDSALMETVVVSSGPPGNHFFRVTIPRVTFHPARNHHAK
- a CDS encoding helix-turn-helix domain-containing protein: MFLTVQEVANRLSISRAAAYQLVESGKLAHHRIGVGRGVIRVSEEDLSLYLESCRRAPAEKAPQLPVVPPVRLKHVRL
- a CDS encoding tyrosine-type recombinase/integrase: MDPKPWFRAHDGWWYVQVRTDGARRQVKLVKGQENEAEAVRRWHQLMLTGDSPQSIADAARAMSLIGLVDVFLDYVKRELSPATFDYYELFLSSFCRTIDRRMQIPALKPFHVTAWLAKKTGWNTSTKHNGVRAVKRALKWAMEEGYIETSPIAHMKAPPKLRRETIITPEQFQLILSVSRDQCFKDLLLFLWHTGVRPQEAAKIERRHVDPNLRRIVFPPSEAKGKKAPRVIYLSDPAFEIVSQHMVTRKGHPVEGAIFKNVMRRPWNKDSLNCRFRRIKQKTGISVCAYHFRHSFATNALQNLDPITVSVLMGHSDATTLARTYQHLAKKPEYLQKAAQQAITSQPNVLETDGRNNG